A window from Sphingobacterium hotanense encodes these proteins:
- a CDS encoding nitrous oxide reductase accessory protein NosL: MKSCKILLLCLSSLMLLMFGLQACQGNNEPKPIKYGSDQCAYCKMTVSDPRFGTQLLTKKGRAYNFDDVQCMVAFVKENQVKKEDVAVFFLPDYLTNKLLPAEKMFYLKSEKLKSPMRGDIAAFSNNADLEKTKASVGGTTMTWDDLWK; the protein is encoded by the coding sequence ATGAAGAGCTGTAAGATTTTATTGCTATGCCTGAGTAGCCTAATGTTGCTGATGTTTGGATTGCAAGCTTGTCAAGGCAACAATGAACCTAAGCCGATTAAGTATGGATCGGATCAATGTGCGTATTGTAAGATGACAGTGAGCGATCCTCGTTTCGGCACACAGCTACTTACGAAGAAAGGTCGGGCCTATAATTTTGATGATGTTCAATGCATGGTCGCTTTCGTTAAAGAAAACCAAGTGAAGAAGGAAGATGTCGCGGTATTTTTCTTGCCGGATTATTTAACAAATAAATTGTTGCCGGCAGAGAAAATGTTCTATCTAAAAAGTGAAAAACTAAAGAGTCCGATGCGCGGAGATATTGCTGCCTTTAGCAATAACGCAGATTTGGAAAAAACAAAAGCCTCGGTAGGTGGGACTACCATGACATGGGACGATTTGTGGAAATAG
- a CDS encoding nitrous oxide reductase family maturation protein NosD → MKSLALNIFSTMFVYFMVAASSHAATIEIGVGKRVKTIKEGIALAKEGDTVLVHAGLYKEGNIVIDKPITFLGKGNPTLDGQKKYEPLSIKSHGVLVKGFTFKSSGHSSLDDIAGVKIYNTYDVKVIDNILDDNFFGIYSQNCKRLEIRGNKIRAYGKAEQLIGNGIHGWKSDSLDIQQNEIIGHRDGVYLEFVTHTHVLNNLSQDNLRYGLHFMFSHDNSYVGNTFRSNGAGVAVMYTKNVHMENNRFEENWGDAAYGLLLKDISDSQIINNHFDRNTTGIFMEGSNRIHLEQNNFKDNGWAIKIQASCMDNRFKDNNFMQNTFDVATNGSLSLNYFENNFWDKYEGYDLDKDGIGDIPFRPVSLFSMLVERYPSAMLLFRSFMVTLFDRTEKLLPSLTPESLKDEKPRMKSMKV, encoded by the coding sequence ATGAAAAGCTTAGCCTTAAATATATTTAGTACAATGTTTGTTTATTTTATGGTAGCAGCGAGTTCTCATGCTGCTACCATTGAAATAGGCGTTGGAAAACGTGTGAAAACGATAAAAGAAGGGATTGCGTTGGCCAAAGAGGGCGATACTGTATTAGTGCATGCAGGCTTATATAAAGAAGGTAATATCGTTATCGACAAACCGATTACTTTCTTAGGAAAAGGGAATCCAACCCTGGATGGACAAAAGAAATATGAGCCTTTGTCTATCAAATCACATGGCGTCCTCGTCAAAGGATTCACATTCAAGTCGTCCGGACACTCATCGTTGGATGATATCGCTGGGGTAAAGATTTATAATACCTATGATGTCAAAGTGATAGACAACATTCTAGATGATAATTTCTTTGGGATCTACTCGCAGAACTGCAAGCGCTTAGAAATACGCGGAAATAAAATTCGTGCCTATGGAAAAGCGGAACAGCTGATCGGGAATGGTATCCACGGATGGAAATCTGACAGTTTGGATATCCAACAAAATGAGATTATCGGTCATCGTGATGGCGTGTACTTAGAATTCGTGACGCATACTCATGTATTGAATAACTTGTCGCAAGATAATCTTCGCTACGGACTGCATTTCATGTTTTCACATGATAATAGCTATGTAGGGAATACTTTCCGCTCGAATGGGGCGGGCGTAGCCGTGATGTACACCAAGAATGTACACATGGAGAATAATAGATTTGAAGAAAATTGGGGAGATGCGGCCTATGGTCTTCTCCTAAAAGATATATCCGATAGCCAGATTATTAATAACCATTTCGATAGAAATACCACTGGAATTTTTATGGAAGGATCCAATCGGATCCATCTTGAACAAAATAATTTTAAGGACAACGGCTGGGCAATTAAAATACAGGCAAGCTGCATGGACAATAGATTTAAAGACAATAATTTCATGCAGAATACTTTTGACGTAGCCACAAACGGATCCTTATCGCTTAACTATTTCGAGAATAACTTTTGGGACAAATATGAAGGATACGACCTTGATAAAGATGGGATAGGGGATATTCCTTTCCGTCCTGTTAGTTTGTTCTCTATGTTAGTGGAGCGCTATCCCTCGGCCATGCTACTGTTTAGAAGTTTTATGGTCACCTTATTTGATCGTACAGAGAAGTTATTACCAAGTTTAACTCCCGAGAGCCTCAAAGATGAAAAGCCTCGAATGAAATCGATGAAAGTATGA
- the nosZ gene encoding Sec-dependent nitrous-oxide reductase, whose product MEFKKYVLAGLAAVTLMSTFQSCKPKGASEAVSGNAAEKAYVAPGKYDEFYNFVSGGFSGQLAVYGLPSGRLLRVIPVFSLDPEKGWGFSEETKPMLETSHGNVPWDDLHHVQISKTDGEYDGKWVFVNANNTPRIARVDLTTFRTAEILELPNSGGNHSSPFITENTEYVVAGTRFSIPPDDRDGDVPINSYKKNFRGTLSFVSVNKDNGNMDLAFQIETPGVNYDLSRAGKGKSHGWFFFSTYNTEQANTLLEVNASKNDKDFILAVNWKKAEEYLKAGKGKKVSNLKYAHNKYDEKSHTAKTEFKTETIVLNAEELEGLCYYIPCPKSPHGVDVDPTGEYIVGSGKLAALIPVFSFDKMQKAIAGKKFDGQFGGIPIIKYEEALYGEVEKPGLGPLHTEFDGKGNAITSFFVSSELVKWNIKDLKVIDRVPTYYSTGHLMIPGGDTKTPDAKYVVAYNKITKDRYLPVGPELSQSAQLFDISGDKMQLILDFPTIGEPHHAQAMRADKIKERALKIYKIEENAHPYAAKGEKEARVERKGNQVHVYLTSIRSHFAPDNIEGVQLGDEVYFHVTNIEQDWDMPHGFAVKGARNGELLIMPGETQTLKWVPDRVGVFPFYCTDFCSALHQEMQGYIRISKKGSNVPVTYSVGTNLPAENAN is encoded by the coding sequence ATGGAATTTAAAAAGTATGTATTAGCAGGGTTGGCAGCGGTGACGCTGATGTCAACTTTCCAGTCCTGTAAGCCGAAAGGCGCAAGCGAAGCCGTAAGTGGCAATGCTGCCGAGAAAGCTTACGTTGCACCAGGGAAATATGACGAGTTTTACAACTTCGTTTCTGGTGGTTTCAGTGGACAATTAGCAGTTTACGGTTTACCATCAGGTAGATTGTTACGTGTTATTCCGGTCTTTTCGTTAGATCCGGAAAAAGGATGGGGATTTAGTGAGGAAACCAAACCAATGTTGGAAACATCACATGGAAATGTGCCTTGGGACGACTTGCACCACGTGCAAATCTCTAAGACTGACGGTGAATATGATGGTAAATGGGTATTTGTAAATGCGAATAATACGCCACGTATTGCTCGTGTAGATTTAACAACTTTCCGTACTGCGGAAATCCTTGAATTGCCAAATAGCGGTGGTAACCACTCATCGCCATTCATTACTGAGAATACAGAGTATGTAGTAGCAGGTACTCGTTTCTCTATTCCACCGGATGATAGAGACGGTGATGTGCCTATCAATTCTTATAAAAAGAATTTCCGCGGTACGTTAAGCTTTGTCAGCGTGAATAAAGACAACGGTAATATGGACTTGGCATTCCAGATTGAAACCCCTGGCGTGAACTACGACTTAAGTCGCGCAGGTAAAGGCAAATCACATGGATGGTTCTTCTTCTCGACTTATAATACAGAGCAAGCAAATACTTTGTTGGAAGTGAATGCTTCGAAAAACGATAAGGATTTTATTCTTGCCGTTAACTGGAAAAAAGCCGAAGAGTATTTGAAAGCAGGAAAAGGCAAGAAGGTTTCTAACTTGAAGTATGCACATAACAAGTACGATGAGAAATCTCATACTGCAAAGACTGAGTTCAAAACAGAAACGATCGTTTTAAATGCGGAAGAGTTAGAGGGCCTTTGTTACTATATTCCATGTCCTAAATCTCCACACGGAGTCGATGTGGATCCTACAGGTGAGTATATCGTAGGTTCTGGTAAACTAGCGGCTTTGATTCCTGTATTTTCTTTTGACAAAATGCAGAAAGCAATTGCTGGTAAAAAATTCGACGGACAATTCGGTGGTATTCCAATTATCAAATACGAAGAGGCGTTGTATGGTGAGGTTGAGAAACCAGGTTTAGGCCCATTGCATACAGAATTCGATGGTAAAGGAAATGCGATTACTTCGTTCTTCGTATCATCTGAATTAGTAAAATGGAACATCAAAGACTTGAAAGTTATCGACCGTGTTCCTACTTATTACTCAACAGGTCACTTGATGATCCCTGGCGGTGATACAAAAACTCCAGATGCGAAATACGTCGTAGCTTATAACAAAATCACCAAAGACCGTTATTTACCGGTAGGTCCTGAATTGTCACAAAGTGCACAGTTATTTGATATTTCCGGAGATAAGATGCAATTGATTCTTGACTTCCCGACGATCGGAGAGCCTCACCACGCGCAAGCGATGCGTGCAGATAAGATCAAAGAACGTGCGCTGAAGATTTATAAGATCGAAGAAAATGCACATCCTTATGCAGCAAAAGGTGAGAAAGAAGCTCGCGTCGAGCGAAAAGGAAATCAAGTCCATGTTTATTTAACATCCATTCGTTCGCACTTTGCGCCGGATAATATTGAAGGAGTTCAACTGGGCGATGAGGTTTACTTCCACGTAACTAACATAGAACAAGACTGGGATATGCCGCACGGATTTGCTGTAAAGGGTGCTAGAAATGGTGAATTGTTAATTATGCCAGGAGAGACTCAGACTTTGAAATGGGTACCGGATCGTGTTGGTGTATTCCCATTCTATTGTACAGACTTCTGTAGTGCATTACACCAAGAAATGCAAGGATATATCCGCATCTCTAAAAAAGGAAGTAATGTACCAGTGACATATAGTGTGGGTACTAATTTACCTGCGGAGAATGCTAACTAA
- a CDS encoding ABC transporter permease subunit, with protein MNKIIRYVFVDLLRNKTILVYTLLLLVLSISVYSMEDNYEKGLVSLLNIVLFVVPLVNIVFTSIYLYNSAEFINLLVSQPLKRTHIWLSIFIGLAGALTLSFIIGVAVPTFVYAFSISGLTLIGCGILLSLIFVSIAMWTSVLIRDKSKGIGLAILLWLYFGLLFDALVLFMLFQFSDYPIENLMVALSMFNPIDISRILILLELDLSAMMGYTGAIFRDFFGTTMGMGITLFVMLLWCIIPLWLSLRYFKKKDL; from the coding sequence ATGAATAAAATTATTCGATATGTATTCGTTGACCTATTGAGGAATAAGACTATCCTAGTCTACACGTTATTGCTGCTTGTGCTGTCGATTAGCGTCTACAGTATGGAGGATAACTATGAAAAAGGCTTGGTTAGCTTACTGAATATTGTGCTTTTTGTTGTTCCTTTGGTGAACATTGTGTTTACAAGTATTTACTTATATAATAGCGCCGAGTTTATTAACCTGCTTGTGAGTCAGCCTCTTAAGCGTACTCATATTTGGCTTAGTATATTTATTGGATTAGCAGGTGCTTTGACACTATCGTTTATCATTGGTGTCGCAGTGCCAACCTTCGTATATGCATTCAGCATATCTGGTTTAACATTGATAGGATGCGGTATATTGTTGTCGTTGATATTTGTGTCAATTGCCATGTGGACATCTGTATTGATAAGAGATAAGTCAAAAGGGATCGGACTTGCAATCTTATTATGGCTTTACTTCGGATTACTTTTTGACGCCTTAGTACTGTTTATGTTATTCCAGTTCTCGGATTATCCCATTGAAAATCTAATGGTCGCCTTGTCAATGTTCAACCCGATCGACATTAGCCGTATTCTGATTCTTTTGGAACTTGATCTATCGGCCATGATGGGATATACTGGTGCAATTTTCCGAGATTTTTTCGGAACAACAATGGGCATGGGGATTACGCTGTTTGTAATGCTATTATGGTGCATTATTCCTTTATGGCTTTCCCTTCGTTATTTCAAGAAAAAAGATCTATAG
- a CDS encoding FixH family protein, with the protein MKKISYLLTLCMTLLFMGSCSKDDPIVEIETDKQIIAKVTLSNDEEITLMGDKDLTVGYQRIYIQLTKDGRVQSSSNISFSPIMDMGTMTHGAPSSALTYSNQTNSFEGYVVFTMPSGESGSWEMKFKVNGEEISIPIEVKAAPTGNVPVKTFTASNDKRYVMALVEPALPKIGLNDLEVMIFQRETMFSFPEQNGLTLDFDPQMTSMNHGSPNNISPVGAGNGRYKGKVNFTMTGDWRLFFDIKEGTTELGKDVFLDVLF; encoded by the coding sequence ATGAAAAAGATAAGCTATCTCCTAACACTTTGCATGACGCTATTATTTATGGGGTCTTGTTCGAAAGATGATCCAATTGTGGAGATCGAAACAGATAAGCAAATTATTGCGAAGGTTACTTTAAGCAATGATGAAGAAATCACCCTCATGGGCGACAAAGATCTAACCGTCGGTTATCAAAGAATTTATATTCAACTTACGAAGGACGGCCGAGTACAGAGCTCTTCCAATATAAGTTTCTCCCCGATTATGGACATGGGAACCATGACCCACGGAGCGCCATCGAGTGCTTTAACATATTCGAATCAAACGAATAGTTTTGAAGGGTATGTCGTGTTTACCATGCCTTCTGGTGAGTCAGGTTCCTGGGAGATGAAATTCAAAGTAAATGGAGAAGAGATCAGTATTCCGATTGAAGTGAAAGCCGCGCCTACAGGCAATGTGCCGGTGAAGACTTTTACAGCATCAAATGATAAACGATACGTGATGGCACTGGTTGAACCAGCATTGCCAAAAATAGGATTGAATGATTTAGAAGTTATGATCTTCCAAAGGGAAACCATGTTTTCATTTCCCGAACAGAATGGATTAACACTAGACTTTGATCCCCAAATGACTTCCATGAACCATGGTTCTCCTAACAATATATCCCCGGTGGGTGCTGGCAACGGCCGTTACAAAGGCAAAGTGAATTTCACGATGACCGGTGATTGGAGATTGTTCTTCGATATCAAAGAGGGGACTACCGAACTAGGAAAAGATGTATTCCTTGATGTTCTCTTTTAA
- a CDS encoding c-type cytochrome, whose protein sequence is MKKLMVFCLMAMFIYACSSNSNESKKAESTSEVSAPAGNDASAYDEHRGEGKFTNVEIGEKLDPAMAAQGKLVADVKCASCHKMSDERLVGPGWKGVTERRKPEWIMNFVTNPDPMLDKDPALQAQLELCLVRMPNQNITDEEARQIYEYMRENDGVK, encoded by the coding sequence ATGAAAAAACTAATGGTATTTTGTTTGATGGCGATGTTTATCTACGCATGTTCATCAAACAGCAACGAGAGCAAAAAAGCAGAGTCTACTTCAGAGGTAAGTGCTCCTGCAGGCAATGACGCGAGTGCGTATGACGAACATCGCGGAGAAGGAAAGTTTACAAACGTTGAAATCGGCGAAAAGCTAGATCCAGCGATGGCTGCTCAAGGCAAACTAGTTGCCGATGTGAAGTGTGCATCATGCCACAAGATGAGCGATGAGCGTTTGGTAGGACCAGGATGGAAAGGCGTTACTGAACGTAGAAAACCTGAGTGGATCATGAACTTCGTTACAAATCCAGACCCGATGTTAGACAAAGACCCAGCTTTACAAGCGCAGTTAGAATTGTGTTTGGTGCGTATGCCGAATCAGAATATTACTGATGAGGAAGCTCGCCAAATTTACGAATACATGCGTGAGAATGATGGTGTCAAATAA
- a CDS encoding ABC transporter ATP-binding protein, translating into MIQIQHITKEFGKLKALNDINLQLEGGECIALIGPNGSGKTTLIKTILGMVVPSGGNILFEGQNIQQKWIYRNEIGYMPQIGQYPENMTIAQVLDMMKDIRKMPESELDLELYHAFNLPSLLGKRMGTLSGGTRQKVSACLAFMFCPKALILDEPTAGLDPLSTEILKDKIQKEKNKNKLIIISSHVLSDLDDMVSQIIYLQDGQLIFHKTLQQLKEDTGTQKLSKAIAQVMTLPNHPNKGAVHE; encoded by the coding sequence ATGATTCAGATTCAACATATCACAAAAGAGTTTGGAAAGCTCAAAGCATTGAACGATATCAATCTTCAGTTGGAAGGAGGAGAGTGTATCGCTTTGATCGGACCAAATGGAAGTGGTAAGACCACTTTGATAAAGACGATTCTAGGTATGGTTGTTCCGAGTGGGGGCAACATCCTTTTCGAAGGGCAGAATATCCAACAGAAGTGGATTTATCGGAACGAAATTGGGTATATGCCGCAAATAGGGCAATATCCTGAAAATATGACTATTGCTCAGGTTTTGGATATGATGAAAGATATCCGCAAGATGCCAGAGAGCGAGTTGGATTTGGAGCTTTATCATGCTTTTAATCTGCCATCACTGCTTGGTAAGCGAATGGGGACCCTATCGGGTGGTACCCGCCAAAAAGTAAGCGCCTGTTTGGCCTTTATGTTTTGCCCAAAAGCGTTAATTCTGGACGAGCCTACCGCAGGTCTCGATCCACTTTCAACCGAGATTCTGAAAGATAAAATCCAAAAAGAGAAGAATAAAAACAAGCTGATTATTATTAGTTCACATGTGCTTAGTGATTTGGATGATATGGTTTCACAAATCATTTATCTGCAAGATGGTCAATTGATCTTTCACAAAACATTGCAACAATTAAAAGAAGACACAGGCACACAAAAATTATCGAAAGCAATTGCCCAAGTAATGACTCTGCCAAACCACCCTAACAAAGGAGCTGTCCATGAATAA
- a CDS encoding DUF542 domain-containing protein: MIISNLLEVCNLTTQEKVRTIFECFDALSEGESFIIKNDHDPKPLYFQLLTEKGDGFQWEYLESGPQIWQVRIGRTHVSKAEETIGEIAAKDIRNASLLRSLGIDFCCAGKQTLAEVAASIDLTETELQLKLAQAAKIEAPTNYLNFESWELDFLAAYIKNVHHYYIREHGPVISNLAHRVAMVHASEQPELVTFAKEVDVFLADLYNHIDTEEKQLFPGAHNLSTLTTQHACQLVQYLRYGHGDLGAELRELRRISNNYVPPKNACYSYISLHAQLKALENDLLQHIHLEINILFPKLLKTYDPPLDSKTIYEDEGISSI; this comes from the coding sequence ATGATTATTTCTAATTTACTTGAGGTCTGCAATTTAACGACTCAGGAAAAGGTAAGAACCATATTTGAATGTTTTGATGCGCTCTCTGAAGGCGAATCGTTTATCATCAAGAATGATCATGATCCGAAGCCGCTTTACTTTCAACTATTAACGGAGAAAGGCGATGGTTTCCAATGGGAATATTTAGAATCAGGACCTCAAATTTGGCAGGTGAGGATTGGGAGGACCCATGTTTCCAAAGCTGAGGAAACAATTGGAGAGATCGCGGCGAAGGATATTCGGAATGCCTCGCTGTTAAGAAGTTTGGGTATTGATTTCTGTTGTGCTGGCAAGCAGACTCTTGCTGAAGTCGCCGCTTCCATTGATCTTACTGAAACCGAGCTTCAACTTAAACTAGCACAGGCGGCAAAAATTGAAGCGCCGACTAATTATCTTAACTTCGAGAGCTGGGAGTTAGATTTCCTAGCGGCATATATTAAAAATGTGCATCATTATTATATACGTGAGCATGGTCCCGTTATCAGTAATTTAGCGCACCGAGTTGCTATGGTACATGCTAGTGAGCAACCTGAGTTGGTCACTTTCGCAAAAGAAGTCGATGTATTTTTAGCTGACTTATATAACCACATTGATACGGAAGAAAAGCAACTGTTTCCCGGAGCACATAACTTAAGCACGCTCACTACTCAACATGCTTGTCAATTGGTCCAATACCTTCGTTATGGACATGGAGATTTAGGTGCCGAGTTGCGAGAATTGCGTAGGATTTCGAATAATTACGTGCCGCCGAAGAACGCTTGCTATTCTTATATTTCATTACATGCCCAGTTAAAGGCGCTTGAGAATGATCTGCTTCAGCATATTCATTTAGAAATCAACATATTATTTCCGAAACTTTTAAAAACTTATGATCCTCCTTTAGACTCAAAAACGATCTATGAGGATGAAGGCATAAGCAGCATTTAA